The following proteins are encoded in a genomic region of Triticum dicoccoides isolate Atlit2015 ecotype Zavitan chromosome 1B, WEW_v2.0, whole genome shotgun sequence:
- the LOC119350761 gene encoding mitogen-activated protein kinase kinase kinase 17-like, with the protein MAASKQWTRVRTLGRGASGAEVFLAADDVSGELFAVKSATAACASALKREEGLMACLRSPCVVSCLGGRSARDGSYHLFLEFAPGGSLADRVASNGGLDERAVRGYAADVAAGLAYLHGAGMVHGDVKARNVVIGADGRAKLADFGCARKVGAGVPIIGGTPAFMAPEVARGEEQGPAADVWALGCTVVEMATGRAPWSGMDGNALAALHRIGYTEAVPELPQWLSAEAKDFLGGCLVRQASDRCTAAQLLEHPFLASAVVDAKPQATESKWVSPKSTLNAAFWESESDTEEAEHDSTAESRIRALACPASALPDWDSEEGWIGVLSAPTEAPDAAPVPAKESTVIIADDAITSEEGSVDAESGFLDIAVDVEHSSSFLTAGDASEDDAVGGSTGSDQFLKGLVSCRLVSCKLLLVQTVLLFCNIIINAIDFVLAQTVFLLRAAPLFHHAPRCN; encoded by the coding sequence ATGGCCGCGAGCAAGCAATGGACGCGGGTGCGCACGCTCGGCCGCGGCGCCTCGGGGGCAGAGGTCTTCCTCGCCGCGGACGACGTGTCAGGCGAGCTCTTCGCGGTCAAGTCCGCGACGGCGGCGTGCGCCTCGGCTCTTAAGAGGGAGGAGGGCCTCATGGCCTGCCTGCGCTCCCCGTGCGTCGTCTCCTGCCTCGGCGGCCGCAGCGCGCGCGATGGCTCCTACCACCTCTTCCTCGAGTTCGCCCCCGGTGGCTCGCTGGCGGACCGGGTGGCCAGCAACGGGGGGCTCGACGAGCGCGCCGTCCGCGGGTACGCGGCCGACGTGGCGGCCGGGCTCGCGTACCTTCACGGCGCCGGGATGGTGCACGGGGACGTCAAGGCGCGCAACGTCGTGATAGGCGCCGACGGCCGCGCCAAGCTCGCGGACTTCGGGTGCGCCAGGAAAGTGGGCGCTGGCGTGCCGATCATCGGCGGCACGCCCGCGTTCATGGCGCCGGAGGTGGCGCGCGGCGAGGAGCAGGGCCCCGCGGCCGACGTCTGGGCGCTCGGATGCACGGTCGTCGAGATGGCAACCGGCCGCGCCCCGTGGAGCGGCATGGACGGCAACGCGCTCGCGGCGCTGCACCGGATCGGCTATACGGAGGCCGTTCCTGAGCTGCCCCAGTGGCTGTCCGCTGAGGCCAAGGACTTCCTGGGCGGGTGCTTGGTCAGGCAGGCCAGCGACCGGTGCACGGCGGCGCAGCTCCTGGAGCACCCGTTCTTGGCCTCCGCCGTGGTCGACGCGAAGCCGCAAGCCACGGAGAGCAAGTGGGTGTCGCCCAAGAGCACGCTGAACGCGGCATTCTGGGAGTCGGAGTCAGACACCGAGGAGGCGGAGCACGACAGCACGGCCGAGAGCAGGATCAGAGCATTGGCCTGCCCCGCCTCGGCGCTCCCGGACTGGGACTCCGAGGAGGGCTGGATCGGCGTGCTCTCCGCGCCAACCGAGGCACCCGACGCAGCGCCCGTGCCGGCCAAGGAGTCGACCGTCATCATCGCGGACGACGCTATCACAAGTGAAGAAGGATCGGTAGATGCAGAGTCCGGCTTTCTGGACATTGCCGTTGACGTAGAGCACAGCAGCAGCTTCCTCACCGCAGGAGATGCATCTGAGGATGACGCAGTCGGGGGCAGCACTGGCAGCGATCAGTTTTTGAAGGGTTTAGTTTCTTGCCGATTAGTGTCATGTAAATTGTTACTAGTACAAACAGTACTACTGTTTTGCAACATAATCATCAATGCAATCGATTTCGTTCTTGCACAAACAGTTTTCCTGCTCCGCGCCGCTCCTCTGTTTCACCATGCTCCCCGTTGCAACTGA